The Aeromonas jandaei genomic interval GGGATGAGGGGTGGGACATCCATCTGTCTGGCGGAGCGAAACCCGGAATCCAGATCCAATTGGTTAAGCCCAATCGGACATTAGCGAATGCGACATAACAAGTAGAAAGGAAAGCAAAGAGGATTTATGGCAACCCAACGACGCAAGCGCGCCCCCAAGAAAGCGCCACCCAAGCGTACCATCTGGCGCAAGCTGTTCTGGCTTGGCTTCAAGCTCTCGCTGGTGGTCGCGGCCTTCATGGTGGTGTTTGGCATCTACCTCGATACCCAGGTGCGCGAGCGATTTGACGGCGAGAAGTGGCAGCTGCCGGTGATGGTCTACAGCCGTCCGCTGGAGCTCTATCCGGGCCAACGCCTGTCGCGCGATCAGATGCTGCGAGAGCTCAACATGCTGAGCTACAAGCAGGTGCGCCAGCCCCATACCCCGGGTGAATACACCATCATCGGCAACCGCATCGAGCTTATTCGCCGACCATTTGCCTTCTACGATGGCACCGATGGTGCCCGCGGCCTGCGCCTCACCTTCAACGGCCCGCGTCTCGAGGGGATCCAGTCGCTGGAGAACCAGCGCCAGCTCGGTTACGCCCAGATGGACCCGGTGCTGCTCGACCGCCTCAACACCGAAGATCGGGAAGATCGCCTGCTGGTGCGCCTCGCCGAGGTGCCGGACAGCCTGCTGGTGACCCTGCTCACCACCGAGGATCGCGACTTCTATCAGCATGGCGGCGTCTCCCCTATCGCCATCATGCGCGCCATGTTTGCCAACCTGATCGCCGGCCGCACAGTGCAGGGCGGGAGTACCCTCACCCAGCAGCTGGCCAAGAACTTCTTCCTGACCCGTGAGCGCAGCCTGTGGCGAAAACTGCAGGAAGCCTACATGGCGGTGCTGATCGACTACCGCTACAGCAAGGACGAGATCCTGGAGTCCTACCTCAACGAGGTCTATCTGGGACAGAACTTCTCGCAAGGGGTCTATGGCTTCGGTCTCGCCTCCTACTTTTACTTCGGCATTCCGGTCAACGAGCTGGACATCGATCAGGTCGCCCTGCTGGTCGGTCTGGTAAAAGGCCCCTCCTATTACGATCCCTGGCGCTTCCCCGATCGGGCCAAAGTACGCCGCGATCTGGTACTGAAACTGCTGATGGATCACGGCAGCCTGACCCAGGCCGAATATGATCTGGCCAGCAAGCAGCCGCTCGGCATCATCGCCCGCGGCCAGATGAGCTACGGCCGCACTCCGGCCTTCATGGGGCTGCTCAAGCGCGAGATCCAGAGCCGCTTCGGCCCGGATCTGCTCAAGCAGTCCGGCCTCAAGATCTTCACCAGCCTCGACCCCATCGCCCAGCATGCCGCCGAGCAGGCGGTCGCTTCTGGCCTCGCCGACATCGAAAAACTGCGCGGCAAGAAGAAGCTGGAGGCCGCCATGGTGGTCTCCGACTGGCACAAGGGCGAAGTGGTGGCGCTGGTCGGTGGTCGCGATCCTCGCTACGCCGGTTTCAACCGGGCGCTCGATGCCCGCCGCCAGATCGGTTCGCTGGTGAAACCTGCGGTCTACCTGACCGGCCTCTCCAACGGCCTGACCCTGGCGACCCCCCTCAAAGATCAGCCGATCCGCATTCGCGGTCAGGATGGTCAGGTCTGGACGCCGCAGAACTACGATCGCAAGTTCCGCCAGAGCGTGCCGCTGATGGATGCGCTGGCCAGCTCCCTCAACGTGCCGACCGTCAATCTCGGTCTGCAGGTGGGGCTGGAGAAGGTGGTCGATACCCTGCACAAGCTGGGGGTGCAGCAGGAGATCCAGCCCTATCCGTCGTTGGTGCTGGGGGCCGTGGCGCTCTCGCCGATGGAGGTGAACCAGATGTACCTGCCCATCGCCAATCAGGGTCTGACCCAGCCGCTGTCGGCGATCCGCGCCGTGGTCAAGGGGGATGGCAGCCTGCTCTATCAGCATGATCAAACCGCCAAACGGGTTACCGACAGTCAGGCGAGCTGGCTCACCCTGTTCGCCATGACCAAGACGGTGAGCCAGGGGACGGCGCGCTCGCTGGGTGCCAAGTTCCCGGGCGCCACCATGGCAGCCAAGACCGGCACCACCAACGAGCTGCGCGACTCCTGGTTTACCGGGCTCGACAACAACGAGCTGGTCAGCATCTGGGTCGGCCGCGATGACAACACCCCGGCAGGCCTGACCGGTGCCAGCGGCGCCCTGCAGCTCTTCACCGGCTACATGAGCCAGCGCGGCGTCAACAGCCTGAGCCTGCAGATCCCGGAAGGGGTTACCTGGGCCAACTTCTCTCGCACCAGTGGCACCCGGGTTACCAGCGACTGCCCGGGCAGCCTGCAGGTGCCTGCCAAGGTCTCGACCATGGGCTCACCGACCAGCTGCAGCAGCCCGGGTACGCCACGCAGCGCGCTGGACGACTGGTTCGGCGGATTCTTCAACTGACCGAGGGAGACGGGTAGCCAGGGCTGCCCGTCTCGCCATCCCGCTTACAAGGAGTCACCATGAACCAGCCGCTGTTTGAGGCCATCCACCACGTTGCCATCATCGCCAGCGATTACGCTCGCTCGCGCCACTTCTATCACGAGGTGCTGGGCCTGCCCATCATTGCAGAGACCCTGCGCGAGGCGCGCCAGTCGTGGAAACTGGATCTGGCCCTGCCGGATGGCAGCCAGCTGGAGCTGTTCAGCTTCCCCATTACGCCCAAGCGCCCCTCTACGCCAGAGGCATGCGGCCTGCGTCATTTGGCCTTTCGGGTGCGCGACCTTGACCGCGTCATCGCCCATCTGCACGCCCACCAAGTCGCTGTGGAGCCGGTGCGGGTGGATGAGCTGACCGGCAAGCGCTTCACCTTTTTCGCTGACCCCGACGGCCTGCCGCTGGAGCTCTACGAAGCACCGCGCTGAGTCTGCATCGGCCAAACAAAAAGCCGCCCGGCGAACCGGGCGGCTTTTTTATTTATTGCTGGCGTTTTATCAGGCGGTGGTCAGCATGGCGACAGCCAGTGCCATCACCATCATGCCGGCCCAGCCGATGGGCTTGAGGCGCTCGCGGAAGATGAGCAAGCCACCCAGCGCAGTACCGAGAATACCGATTGCACCCCAGGTCGCGTAGGCCACGGCCAGGTCGATCTTGCCACCGCTGACCGCCTCGGAGAGCAGGGTAAAGGCCATCAGCACCAGCAGGATGCCGAGGAAACCCCACCTCTTGTAGCGAAAGCCGGCCGAGCGGTTGATCGCCATGTTGGCGCCGATATCCAGCAGCGCTGCGCCAAAAACGATTATTAACGGGTGCATACAACCTCCTCGCCATTGCGGGTGTCATCGTGAGCACTTGTCGGCTCATCGTGGCACTCCCCCATGGTCACCATAACAATACCCACTATCGCCAGCCCCAGACCAATCAACTCCTGAGCACTCAGGTTGTAGTCGAGGAACATCACGGAGACGACGGTGATCAGCGCAATCCCCAGCCCCTCCCACAACGCAAAGGCAATACCAATGGAGATTGTTTTGGCGGCTTTGGCCAGTAGCAGATACGAGAGCGAAATCAGCACCCACATCGGCAAATAGTTGAGCCATCCGGCATCGTTCTCGGGGATCATCGCCATACTCGAGGTGCCTGCCACCTCGGTCACTATGGCGCCCGTCAAAAATATTCGAGCTAAAAGCATGCGACTGAATAACATAAATTTTCCTTTTGTTGCTGCGACGGGAGAGATGGTAGCTCGGGTCTTCTCTCCGGCGGGAGTCGCTGAGCGTCGACAATATCGACGCTACTCGTTTGCCTTGTCAGTCGGGGGCAGGGTAAGGTGAAGATGGGATCACTGTGTCATATGCCGTAAACCATGAAGCTTTATCAGATAGAACTCTTTGTCGAGTCCGCCAATAGTGGCTCCATCGCCAGCACTGCCCGCCGTCTAGGCAAGAGCCGCAGCGCAGTCAGTACCGCCATAACGGCTCTTGAAGTCGAGCTTGGCGTCGAACTTTTTGAACGCGGTGCCAATCAGAGTCGGCTGACCGAAATCGGCGAGCTGGTGCTGGATGACTGCACCCGCCTGCTGCAGGCCGCCAACAGCCTGCAACAGAAATGCGAGCACTACGCTTCGGGGGCCGAAGTGGCGCTGCGGATCGCCCGCGATGACGCCATCCCCGAACAGGTATGGCGCGAGATGCTGGCTGGACTGCACAGCCAGTTTCCCGGCACCAGCATCTCGCTGGTGCTCACCTCGCCCCCCGAGCTACCCGCGCTGGTTGAGGAGGGATTTGTCGATGCCGCTTTCGGCCTTATTACCGAAGATCAGGAGCGCTGCGGCCTCCACATCGATCTGCTCAACCCGATCCGCACCCTGATGGTGGTCGCCCCCAACCACCCGCTGGCGGCACTGAAACGGGTAGTACAGCAGGATCTGACTGACCACACCCAGATAACCCTCTCCTATGTAGATGAATTCTCGCTAAAAAGTCTGCTGCCAGTGGGCGGCAAGCATATCGGTCTCTCCAGCTTCGAGTTGATGCGCAACTCTGTGCTGGATGGCCTTGGCTGGGCGGTGCTCCCCTCACCCCTCATACAGAGCCAGCTGAGGCAGGGTTCGCTACTGACGCTGAAACACAAGTTCAGCCTGCAGTGGCGGGATTACGGGGTCTATCTGGCGCAGAACGCCTATCACGGCAAGGCGCTGGCCTGGCTGAAGAAGTCGATCCAGACGTATCTGGAACCTTTCGAGTAATTGCAATGGCATAGCAAGCTCACGATCTGCATTTAAGCTGATGCGTCTACCGAGCATGATCGTGCATACTGTTTACATACTCATTGAACGCCGGAGGCGTAACCGATATGAGCAGTGCCCAAGACAAGGACGACATTTGGCTGGATGACGACATCATCGAACTCGATGACGAAGAGGTCGTAACCCCCAAGGCACTCAACCCCTGGCAGGTGCTGATCGTGGATGATGAGCCCGACATTCATCATGCCACCCGGCTTGCCCTCTCCAATATTCAGTACAAATCCCGCCCGCTCGAACTGCTCAATGCCTACAGTGGTACCGAAGCTGCCACCATGCTGGAGGCCAATCCCAAAATTGCCCTGATCCTGCTGGATGTGGTGATGGAGACAGAAGACGCCGGCCTGCGGCTGGTGCACAGGATCCGCAACGAAATGCATAACTCGCTGGTGCGTATCGTGCTGCGAACCGGCCAGCCCGGGCAGGCACCGGAGCAGCGGGTGATCCTCGATTACGATATCAACGACTACAAAACCAAGACCGAGCTGACGGTACAAAAGCTCTACACCACCGTCATCGCCTCCCTGCGCTCGTATGAAACGCTGAGTGCCATCGACAAGAGCCGGCAAGGTCTTGGCAAGATCCTGGAAGGGGCGGGAGACCTCTATCATCTCCATTCGCTCAAGGAGTTTGCCTCCGGCGTGCTCAAACAGATCAGCGCGATTCTGGACGTCGGTACCGAGGGCGCCATCTGTGCTGAACGCCGCCCGGGCGAGCAAAAACTGGAGATCCTGGCTGCCACCGGTGACTATGAAACCCTGCTGAGTCAGGGTAGTCTCACCGACTTCCCGACCCTCAACGAGTCGGTGACCAAGGCGCTGGCTGCCCGTTGCAACCGCTTTGAACATCCGCAGGACTCGCTCTATATCGCCGCCCAGAATGGCCGCGAGTTCGTACTGAGCTTTACCCCCACCCAGCCCCTCGATCCTCTCGAGTGCGACCTGCTGGATGTGTTCTGCCAGCGCATCTCCGCCGCCTACGACAACCTCTATCTCTACAACCAGTTGCTGCGTGCCCAGGAGGCGACCGTAGTGGCGCTGGCTGCGCTGGCAGAGTTCCGCGACTCGGACACCGGCGAACACGTCTTGCGGGTCCAGAAGCTCTCCGATGCTCTGGTGGAAGAGTTGCAGCAGATGGCCGCCTACCCTGAACAGCTCACCCCAGAGTTTGTCGAGATGATCGGCATGGCTTCCATCCTGCACGATGTGGGCAAGGTGGGCACACCGGACCATATCCTGCACAAGCCGGGGCGTTTCGATCCCGACGAGCGGGCCATCATGGAACAGCATGCCGGCATCGGCGCCAACATACTGCACAAGGCGGGCGAAATGGTGGAGGGCACCAGCTACCTGTCGCTCGGAGCCGAGATTGCCCGTGGCCACCACGAGCATTTTGACGGCAAGGGTTACCCCGAACGGCTGGCTGGCCAGCAGATCCCTCTCTCGGCGCGGATTGTGGCGGTAGTCGATGTGTTCGATGCCCTGCTCAGCAAACGCCCCTACAAGGAGCCCTGGACGCTGGAGCAGACCATGGAGTACATCCAGTCCCGCTCCGGCACCCAGTTTGACCCCCATGTC includes:
- a CDS encoding LysR family transcriptional regulator, which produces MKLYQIELFVESANSGSIASTARRLGKSRSAVSTAITALEVELGVELFERGANQSRLTEIGELVLDDCTRLLQAANSLQQKCEHYASGAEVALRIARDDAIPEQVWREMLAGLHSQFPGTSISLVLTSPPELPALVEEGFVDAAFGLITEDQERCGLHIDLLNPIRTLMVVAPNHPLAALKRVVQQDLTDHTQITLSYVDEFSLKSLLPVGGKHIGLSSFELMRNSVLDGLGWAVLPSPLIQSQLRQGSLLTLKHKFSLQWRDYGVYLAQNAYHGKALAWLKKSIQTYLEPFE
- a CDS encoding VOC family protein, with product MNQPLFEAIHHVAIIASDYARSRHFYHEVLGLPIIAETLREARQSWKLDLALPDGSQLELFSFPITPKRPSTPEACGLRHLAFRVRDLDRVIAHLHAHQVAVEPVRVDELTGKRFTFFADPDGLPLELYEAPR
- a CDS encoding SMR family transporter, with the protein product MHPLIIVFGAALLDIGANMAINRSAGFRYKRWGFLGILLVLMAFTLLSEAVSGGKIDLAVAYATWGAIGILGTALGGLLIFRERLKPIGWAGMMVMALAVAMLTTA
- a CDS encoding DUF3369 domain-containing protein — encoded protein: MSSAQDKDDIWLDDDIIELDDEEVVTPKALNPWQVLIVDDEPDIHHATRLALSNIQYKSRPLELLNAYSGTEAATMLEANPKIALILLDVVMETEDAGLRLVHRIRNEMHNSLVRIVLRTGQPGQAPEQRVILDYDINDYKTKTELTVQKLYTTVIASLRSYETLSAIDKSRQGLGKILEGAGDLYHLHSLKEFASGVLKQISAILDVGTEGAICAERRPGEQKLEILAATGDYETLLSQGSLTDFPTLNESVTKALAARCNRFEHPQDSLYIAAQNGREFVLSFTPTQPLDPLECDLLDVFCQRISAAYDNLYLYNQLLRAQEATVVALAALAEFRDSDTGEHVLRVQKLSDALVEELQQMAAYPEQLTPEFVEMIGMASILHDVGKVGTPDHILHKPGRFDPDERAIMEQHAGIGANILHKAGEMVEGTSYLSLGAEIARGHHEHFDGKGYPERLAGQQIPLSARIVAVVDVFDALLSKRPYKEPWTLEQTMEYIQSRSGTQFDPHVVAALARLVNESRLPYSL
- the mrcB gene encoding penicillin-binding protein 1B, coding for MATQRRKRAPKKAPPKRTIWRKLFWLGFKLSLVVAAFMVVFGIYLDTQVRERFDGEKWQLPVMVYSRPLELYPGQRLSRDQMLRELNMLSYKQVRQPHTPGEYTIIGNRIELIRRPFAFYDGTDGARGLRLTFNGPRLEGIQSLENQRQLGYAQMDPVLLDRLNTEDREDRLLVRLAEVPDSLLVTLLTTEDRDFYQHGGVSPIAIMRAMFANLIAGRTVQGGSTLTQQLAKNFFLTRERSLWRKLQEAYMAVLIDYRYSKDEILESYLNEVYLGQNFSQGVYGFGLASYFYFGIPVNELDIDQVALLVGLVKGPSYYDPWRFPDRAKVRRDLVLKLLMDHGSLTQAEYDLASKQPLGIIARGQMSYGRTPAFMGLLKREIQSRFGPDLLKQSGLKIFTSLDPIAQHAAEQAVASGLADIEKLRGKKKLEAAMVVSDWHKGEVVALVGGRDPRYAGFNRALDARRQIGSLVKPAVYLTGLSNGLTLATPLKDQPIRIRGQDGQVWTPQNYDRKFRQSVPLMDALASSLNVPTVNLGLQVGLEKVVDTLHKLGVQQEIQPYPSLVLGAVALSPMEVNQMYLPIANQGLTQPLSAIRAVVKGDGSLLYQHDQTAKRVTDSQASWLTLFAMTKTVSQGTARSLGAKFPGATMAAKTGTTNELRDSWFTGLDNNELVSIWVGRDDNTPAGLTGASGALQLFTGYMSQRGVNSLSLQIPEGVTWANFSRTSGTRVTSDCPGSLQVPAKVSTMGSPTSCSSPGTPRSALDDWFGGFFN
- a CDS encoding SMR family transporter — translated: MLFSRMLLARIFLTGAIVTEVAGTSSMAMIPENDAGWLNYLPMWVLISLSYLLLAKAAKTISIGIAFALWEGLGIALITVVSVMFLDYNLSAQELIGLGLAIVGIVMVTMGECHDEPTSAHDDTRNGEEVVCTR